A single genomic interval of Thermodesulfobacteriota bacterium harbors:
- a CDS encoding PIG-L family deacetylase — MTRFDSDYVPASAMAIYAHPDDIEFTIAGTVAKWADAGCDITFVLITSGDSGTHDTRYTRKSLARVREREEREAARILGASRVVFLGKHDCELEPTMALRKELIRQIRRHRPEVVLCGDPQSLFFGNQYINHPDHIVAGKVALEAVFPGSEMELLWPGLGKAHKVHAVYVSSTLHPDTWIDIGKTIDRKIDSLKAHESQLGERDIAPMIYEWARGDGRFAVVERGLAKGKGRARRPKYAESFRIMRLLKDEPTEKD, encoded by the coding sequence TTGACCAGATTCGATTCCGATTATGTGCCGGCCTCCGCGATGGCCATCTACGCCCATCCGGACGACATCGAGTTCACGATCGCCGGCACCGTGGCGAAATGGGCGGACGCGGGGTGCGACATCACCTTCGTGCTGATCACCAGCGGAGACTCGGGCACGCACGACACGCGTTACACCCGGAAAAGCCTCGCGCGCGTCCGGGAGCGCGAGGAGCGGGAGGCCGCGCGGATCCTTGGCGCATCACGGGTGGTCTTCCTCGGGAAGCACGACTGCGAGCTGGAGCCCACCATGGCGCTCCGCAAGGAGCTGATCCGGCAGATCCGGCGGCACCGGCCGGAGGTGGTCCTCTGCGGCGACCCGCAGTCGCTGTTCTTCGGGAACCAGTACATCAACCATCCGGACCACATCGTCGCGGGCAAGGTCGCGCTGGAGGCGGTGTTCCCCGGCTCCGAGATGGAGCTTCTCTGGCCCGGGCTGGGGAAGGCCCACAAGGTCCACGCCGTCTACGTGAGCTCCACGCTCCACCCCGACACCTGGATCGACATCGGGAAGACGATCGACCGGAAGATCGATTCGCTCAAGGCGCATGAAAGCCAGCTCGGGGAGCGCGACATCGCCCCGATGATCTACGAGTGGGCGCGGGGGGACGGCCGCTTCGCGGTCGTGGAGAGGGGTCTCGCCAAGGGGAAGGGGCGGGCCCGCAGGCCGAAGTACGCCGAATCGTTCCGGATCATGCGTCTGCTGAAGGACGAGCCCACGGAAAAGGACTGA
- a CDS encoding DedA family protein, whose protein sequence is MVTRILEALAGFIIYVISGLGLPGIVLLMAIESACIPLPSEIIMPFSGYLVYKGEHTLWGVALAGAFGCVVGSIPAYYLGMYGGRPLIEKYGKYILMSHHDLDLADRWFKRHGEATVFIARLLPVIRTFIAFPAGVARMDMTRFIAYTFAGSLPWCYGLAYIGMKLGENWPTLRGYFHKFDLLIGAVIVAGIVWYVRRHLKNRVA, encoded by the coding sequence ATGGTCACCCGAATCCTCGAAGCGCTCGCCGGATTCATCATCTACGTGATTTCCGGGCTCGGCCTCCCCGGGATCGTCCTGCTGATGGCGATCGAGTCCGCCTGCATCCCGCTGCCGTCGGAGATCATCATGCCGTTTTCCGGCTACCTCGTTTACAAGGGGGAGCACACGCTCTGGGGAGTGGCGCTGGCGGGCGCCTTCGGGTGCGTGGTCGGCTCGATCCCCGCGTACTATCTCGGCATGTACGGGGGGCGGCCGCTGATCGAGAAGTACGGGAAATACATCCTGATGTCGCACCACGACCTCGACCTGGCCGACCGGTGGTTCAAGCGCCACGGCGAGGCGACGGTCTTCATCGCCCGGCTGCTTCCCGTCATCCGGACCTTCATCGCCTTTCCCGCCGGCGTGGCCCGCATGGACATGACGCGCTTCATCGCCTACACCTTCGCGGGGTCGCTGCCGTGGTGCTACGGGCTGGCGTACATCGGGATGAAGCTGGGCGAGAACTGGCCGACGCTGCGCGGATATTTCCACAAGTTCGACCTGCTGATCGGCGCGGTCATCGTCGCCGGGATCGTCTGGTACGTCCGGCGGCACCTGAAGAACCGGGTCGCCTGA
- a CDS encoding HD domain-containing phosphohydrolase, whose translation MIKDPVVLLQNMVLSLSDAIDLVHLIAVDHQVRTAYMALQLTMPAKRSLEEQTDLLYAAALHDIGILSVEDRIDLMKGDVEDLEHHMHLGADLLARFDPFRTASAIVLHHHKPWTSPDNWEGVPETVRVSANAIHLADTVERMIRRDVGVLGQVPEIVAAVQRLKGDWFHPDLVDVFMDLSRVESFWLDAVSPRVGAIVSGIMEWPRVILKIDGLEQAGRILSRVVDYRSSYTATHSSGVAASADLLARRLYFEERECRLLRIAGHLHDMGKVSVPNAILEKDGKLSSPEFDVIRGHAYHTHQILGNIGGFEEITEWASFHHERMDGHGYPFHHKGEALSLGSRIVAVADVFTALMENRPYRKGVDRGTGVRILKEFSTRGSLDPRIVSVLLDDFDAIDKGRAEAEAIHAEEFSRPVISGGPGPA comes from the coding sequence TTGATCAAGGATCCCGTCGTCCTCCTGCAGAACATGGTGCTGTCGCTGTCCGACGCCATCGACCTGGTGCATCTCATCGCCGTCGACCACCAGGTGCGCACGGCATACATGGCCCTGCAGCTCACCATGCCCGCGAAACGCTCCCTCGAGGAGCAGACCGACCTCCTCTACGCCGCCGCGCTCCACGACATCGGCATCCTTTCGGTGGAAGACCGGATCGACCTGATGAAGGGGGACGTCGAGGACCTCGAGCATCACATGCATCTGGGCGCGGACCTGCTCGCACGGTTCGACCCGTTCCGGACCGCCTCCGCGATCGTGCTCCATCACCACAAGCCCTGGACCTCGCCGGACAACTGGGAGGGCGTTCCGGAGACCGTCCGCGTTTCCGCCAACGCCATCCACCTGGCCGACACGGTGGAGCGGATGATCCGCCGCGACGTGGGCGTCCTGGGCCAGGTCCCGGAGATCGTCGCCGCCGTGCAGCGCTTGAAGGGGGATTGGTTCCATCCGGACCTGGTGGACGTCTTCATGGACCTTTCGAGGGTCGAGTCGTTCTGGCTGGACGCCGTGTCCCCGCGGGTCGGCGCGATCGTGTCGGGGATCATGGAGTGGCCGCGCGTCATCCTCAAGATCGACGGGCTGGAGCAGGCAGGCCGGATCCTCTCCCGCGTCGTCGATTACCGCAGCTCGTACACCGCCACCCACTCCAGCGGGGTAGCCGCCTCGGCCGACCTGCTCGCCCGGCGGCTCTACTTCGAGGAGCGCGAGTGCCGGCTGCTCCGGATCGCCGGGCACCTGCACGACATGGGGAAGGTATCCGTCCCCAACGCCATCCTCGAGAAGGACGGGAAGCTCTCGTCGCCGGAGTTCGACGTGATCCGGGGGCACGCCTACCACACGCACCAGATCCTGGGCAACATCGGCGGCTTCGAGGAGATCACGGAGTGGGCGTCGTTCCACCACGAGCGGATGGACGGCCACGGCTATCCGTTCCATCACAAGGGGGAGGCGCTTTCCCTCGGCTCGCGGATCGTGGCGGTGGCGGACGTGTTCACCGCGCTCATGGAAAACCGCCCCTACCGGAAAGGGGTGGACCGGGGGACGGGAGTGAGGATCCTCAAGGAGTTCTCCACGAGGGGCTCGCTCGATCCCCGGATCGTCTCGGTGCTGCTCGACGACTTCGATGCGATCGACAAGGGAAGGGCCGAGGCGGAGGCGATCCACGCCGAGGAGTTCTCCCGCCCCGTCATAAGCGGAGGCCCCGGGCCGGCCTGA